The proteins below come from a single Balaenoptera ricei isolate mBalRic1 chromosome 17, mBalRic1.hap2, whole genome shotgun sequence genomic window:
- the KLHL38 gene encoding kelch-like protein 38 isoform X2: MDEESPDGLLFKDHDFSSDLLRQLNGLRQSRILTDVSICAGAWEVPCHRNVLASSSPYFRAMFCSNFRESSEPKVQLKGLDSATLERIILYVYTGEAHITAETVLPLMEAASMLQYPRLLEACSSFLQSQLAPSNCLGVIRLSEIFSCETLRKKAREVALTYFPEVAASADLKELRALELRDYLGDDGLCAEEEKVFEALMVWIKHDLQTRKQYMQELFKQVRLQYVHPAFFYHFIANDALLQSSPPCQTILETAKRQMFSLYSTTSAPDLQPLWHVPPRNSYQDFLILLGGRKDNQQTTRDVLLYDGQTGQWQSLAKLPARLYKASAVTLHRSIYLLGGMAVGTGNSVPSPKVYIFSLKFNQWKLGQPMLAARYSHRSTAHKNFIFSIGGIGEGHEVMGSMERYDSICNVWERMASMPLGVLHPAVAVKDQRLYLFGGEDIMQNPVRLIQVTQGGSFLMTLSPTNLSNAQT, from the coding sequence ATGGACGAGGAATCGCCAGATGGGCTGCTCTTCAAAGACCATGACTTCTCCTCTGACTTGTTGAGGCAGCTCAATGGCTTGAGGCAAAGCAGGATCCTGACTGATGTGAGCATCTGCGCTGGGGCCTGGGAGGTCCCCTGCCACCGCAACGTGCTGGCCTCCAGCAGCCCCTACTTCAGGGCCATGTTCTGCAGCAACTTCCGGGAGAGCAGCGAGCCCAAAGTCCAGCTGAAAGGCCTCGACTCTGCAACTCTGGAGCGGATCATCCTGTATGTGTACACGGGCGAGGCGCACATCACAGCGGAAACCGTCCTGCCCTTGATGGAGGCCGCCTCCATGCTGCAGTACCCCAGGCTGCTTGAGGCCTGCTCCTCCTTCCTACAGAGCCAGCTGGCCCCCAGCAACTGCCTGGGCGTGATCAGACTCTCTGAAATCTTCAGCTGTGAGACCCTCAGGAAGAAAGCCAGGGAGGTGGCCCTGACGTACTTCCCAGAGGTGGCCGCATCAGCTGATCTGAAGGAGCTCCGTGCCTTGGAACTGAGAGACTACCTGGGAGATGACGGGCTCTGTGCGGAGGAGGAGAAGGTGTTCGAGGCCCTCATGGTTTGGATCAAGCATGACCTCCAGACTCGGAAGCAATACATGCAGGAACTGTTCAAGCAGGTCAGGCTGCAGTACGTCCACCCAGCCTTCTTCTACCACTTCATCGCCAACGACGCCCTCCTGCAGTCCTCGCCCCCCTGCCAGACCATCTTGGAGACAGCCAAGAGGCAGATGTTTTCTTTGTACAGCACCACCAGTGCCCCGGACCTCCAGCCTCTGTGGCATGTCCCCCCAAGAAACTCTTACCAAGACTTCCTCATCCTCTTGGGTGGAAGGAAGGACAACCAgcagaccaccagggacgtcctgcTGTACGACGGACAGACTGGCCAATGGCAGAGCCTTGCCAAACTCCCAGCCCGGCTGTATAAGGCCTCGGCTGTCACCTTGCACCGCAGCATCTACCTGCTGGGAGGCATGGCGGTGGGCACGGGGAACAGTGTGCCCAGTCCCAAGGTCTACATCTTCTCCCTGAAGTTCAATCAGTGGAAGCTGGGGCAGCCCATGCTGGCAGCCCGCTACTCCCACAGAAGCACCGCCCACAAGAACTTCATCTTCTCCATCGGGGGGATTGGAGAAGGACACGAGGTCATGGGCTCCATGGAGAGATATGACAGCATCTGCAACGTCTGGGAGAGGATGGCCAGCATGCCACTGGGGGTCCTCCACCCTGCAGTCGCTGTGAAAGACCAAAGACTCTACCTTTTTGGGGGAGAGGACATCATGCAGAACCCTGTGCGCCTTATCCAG